From Anopheles arabiensis isolate DONGOLA chromosome 3, AaraD3, whole genome shotgun sequence, a single genomic window includes:
- the LOC120901022 gene encoding calcium channel flower isoform X1 has protein sequence MSFAERLTTLMARPGQDNVPRDDVPWHLKYGGRAAGIVGGFFAILFGLYNCIGILLGDVGCLVGGILQILAGFVVLAIEAPCCFIFIDYVQQAAEKADQRPYWNRAALYCIISIPPVILCLGLGSLFGCGLIFVTGMLYGMMALGKKASLEDMRAAATTSAGASSSAEQGNGMSSVDVIGGGGGSTTTKQNSTLVYNVQPISYSAPPPYDSVA, from the exons ATG TCGTTCGCGGAAAGATTAACCACCCTGATGGCCCGCCCCGGCCAGGACAATGTGCCGCGGGACGATGTGCCGTGGCACCTGAAGTACGGTGGACGGGCGGCGGGTATCGTCGGTGGATTCT TTGCCATTCTGTTCGGGCTGTACAACTGCATCGGCATACTGCTCGGTGATGTTGGGTGCCTGGTCGGTGGCATCCTGCAGATACTGGCCGGGTTCGTGGTGCTGGCGATAGAGGCACCGTGTTGCTTTATCTTCATCGACTATGTgcagcaggcggcagagaaggCCGACCAGCGGCCGTACTGGAACCGGGCCGCGCTCTACTGCAT TATCTCCATCCCGCCGGTAATCCTGTGCCTGGGCTTGGGCAGCCTGTTCGGCTGTGGGCTTATATTCGTTACCGGCATGCTGTACGGTATGATGGCACTCGGCAAAAA AGCGTCGTTAGAGGACATGCGAGCAGCGGCAACAACGTCGGCGGGAGCCAGCTCGTCCGCTGAGCAGGGCAACGGTATGTCGTCAGTCGATGTcatcggtggcggtggtggtagcacCACGACCAAGCAGAACTCCACGCTAGTGTATAATGTCCAACCGATCTCTTACAGCGCACCGCCCCCGTACGATAGTGTAGCTTAA
- the LOC120903602 gene encoding zinc finger protein 436-like has translation MSTLDANLEPKTTLYDSKVCRLCGEKNDNGRPLFRDCDANGECEVSKLINQYLPVKVHNDGVLPRWICPGCHIQLESTAQFFEMIQKGQRTIESMRAKEEQSVAATRAMSMRTDDVSQLCDIMDPEKWNELFEKPGMTDKEGLLVPLELFELEDLFKPLETAPKPPVPTLPEEPPAPEQVESVTVASESQPQATGETGDERDRTQAKDWIVKSEVTGESSTGRGQVIGFVHHNHSKTDIGNLVLVEDATGKKKISAKFVCDICSESFAREPRYLKHRKTHTILFECSVCLLKFGSNGKLLVHQQQTLHIGKGMVEGLQLPDEAGGGKRRGETAAKEAAASEHQSEVAAQGGDNVYACDSCDNTFAGLNSVLQHEESVHAHENHSFVCIECGKAFREKNLLHRHRQTHVQDRVHRCTVCEAAFKTRSTLTKHARSHEGTKRYRCTICEQQFAYKSGYDKHLDWHNGVKPFECEHCSKRFSQRGNLKEHQRVHSGDKPYQCGVCEARFGTSSQHRAHVKRHENVRPYECDMCEKTFVVRENYNTHLRRHRNEKPFACDDCPRSFVERWALKKHVRTHTQEKPYSCKHCGKSFADPSNLSRHVVSVHEKKVKEGGEEVKSGGPAAAVPAEHGADGGLLLYDMALRDGGPSGIDALTEDGMISLDDAVIYMEDH, from the exons ATGTCCACTCTGGACGCAAATCTGGAGCCAAAAACTACGCTTTACGACTCCAAAGTGTGCCGGTTGTGCGGTGAAAAGAACGACAATGGACGCCCGCTGTTTCGCGACTGTGACGCGAACGGTGAGTGTGAAGTGAGCAAGCTGATTAACCAGTACCTGCCGGTGAAG GTCCACAATGACGGCGTTTTACCGCGCTGGATCTGTCCCGGGTGTCACATTCAGCTCGAATCGACGGCACAGTTCTTCGAGATGATCCAGAAGGGACAGCGAACGATCGAGTCGATGAGGGCGAAGGAGGAACAATCGGTAGCGGCGACGCGCGCGATGAGCATGCGAACCGACGACGTCAGTCAGCTGTGCGATATAATGGATCCGGAGAAGTGGAACGAGCTGTTCGAGAAGCCGGGCATGACGGATAAGGAGGGCCTGCTCGTGCCGCTGGAACTGTTCGAGCTGGAAGATTTGTTCAAACCACTTGAAACGGCCCCAAAGCCGCCCGTACCTACGCTGCCTGAAGAACCGCCTGCGCCCGAGCAGGTGGAAAGCGTAACCGTAGCATCTGAATCACAGCCGCAGGCCACCGGCGAAACCGGTGACGAGCGAGACCGAACCCAAGCGAAAGATTGGATCGTCAAGTCGGAAGTGACGGGTGAAAGCAGCACTGGCCGGGGCCAGGTGATCGGTTTCGTGCACCACAACCACAGCAAAACGGACATCGGCAACCTCGTGCTGGTGGAGGACGCTACGGGGAAGAAAAAGATCAGCGCCAAGTTTGTGTGCGACATTTGCAGCGAAAGCTTTGCCCGCGAACCGCGCTACCTGAAGCACCGGAAAACGCACACCATCCTGTTCGAATGTTCCGTCTGCTTGCTCAAGTTCGGCTCGAACGGGAAGCTGCtcgtccaccagcagcaaacgcTGCACATCGGCAAGGGCATGGTGGAGGGTTTGCAGCTGCCGGATGAAGCAGGCGGCGGTAAGCGAAGGGGCGAAACTGCAGCGAAGGAAGCGGCGGCTAGCGAACACCAAAGCGAAGTAGCAGCGCAGGGCGGCGATAATGTGTACGCGTGCGATAGTTGTGATAATACGTTCGCCGGGTTAAACAGCGTCCTGCAGCACGAAGAGTCGGTCCACGCGCACGAAAACCACTCGTTCGTGTGCATCGAGTGTGGGAAAGCGTTCCGCGAGAAGAATCTGCTGCACCGGCACAGGCAAACGCACGTGCAGGACCGGGTGCACCGGTGCACGGTGTGCGAGGCGGCGTTCAAAACGCGCTCCACCCTCACCAAGCACGCCCGGTCGCACGAGGGCACCAAGCGGTACCGGTGCACGATCTGCGAGCAGCAGTTCGCGTACAAGTCCGGCTACGACAAGCATCTCGATTGGCACAACGGTGTCAAGCCGTTCGAGTGCGAGCACTGCTCGAAGCGCTTTTCCCAGCGCGGCAACCTGAAGGAGCACCAGCGGGTCCACTCGGGCGACAAACCGTACCAGTGTGGCGTGTGTGAGGCCCGGTTCGGGACGAGCTCGCAGCACCGGGCGCACGTCAAGCGGCACGAAAATGTGCGCCCGTACGAGTGTGACATGTGCGAGAAGACGTTCGTGGTGCGGGAAAACTACAACACGCATCTGCGCCGGCACCGCAACGAGAAACCGTTCGCTTGCGATGATTGTCCACGCTCGTTCGTGGAGCGGTGGGCGCTGAAGAAGCACGTGCGAACGCACACGCAGGAGAAGCCGTACAGTTGCAAGCACTGTGGGAAATCGTTTGCCGATCCATCGAACCTTTCCCGCCACGTGGTCTCGGTGCACGAGAAGAAGGTGAAGGAAGGCGGGGAGGAGGTGAAGTCCGGtggtccagcagcagcggtgccgGCTGAGCATGGGGCCGATGGGGGATTGCTGCTGTACGATATGGCGCTGCGGGATGGTGGGCCGAGCGGTATCGATGCGCTGACCGAGGACGGAATGATTTCGCTGGATGATGCTGTGATCTACATGGAGGACCACTAA
- the LOC120901022 gene encoding calcium channel flower isoform X2 encodes MSFAERLTTLMARPGQDNVPRDDVPWHLKYGGRAAGIVGGFFAILFGLYNCIGILLGDVGCLVGGILQILAGFVVLAIEAPCCFIFIDYVQQAAEKADQRPYWNRAALYCIISIPPVILCLGLGSLFGCGLIFVTGMLYGMMALGKKGSREDMAAMASPNAMSPVQGVPSTDQHSTLMEDPDSVVRGHASSGNNVGGSQLVR; translated from the exons ATG TCGTTCGCGGAAAGATTAACCACCCTGATGGCCCGCCCCGGCCAGGACAATGTGCCGCGGGACGATGTGCCGTGGCACCTGAAGTACGGTGGACGGGCGGCGGGTATCGTCGGTGGATTCT TTGCCATTCTGTTCGGGCTGTACAACTGCATCGGCATACTGCTCGGTGATGTTGGGTGCCTGGTCGGTGGCATCCTGCAGATACTGGCCGGGTTCGTGGTGCTGGCGATAGAGGCACCGTGTTGCTTTATCTTCATCGACTATGTgcagcaggcggcagagaaggCCGACCAGCGGCCGTACTGGAACCGGGCCGCGCTCTACTGCAT TATCTCCATCCCGCCGGTAATCCTGTGCCTGGGCTTGGGCAGCCTGTTCGGCTGTGGGCTTATATTCGTTACCGGCATGCTGTACGGTATGATGGCACTCGGCAAAAA AGGATCGCGTGAGGATATGGCAGCGATGGCTTCCCCGAACGCGATGTCCCCGGTGCAGGGCGTCCCGTCAACGGACCAACACTccaccctgatggaggaccccGAT AGCGTCGTTAGAGGACATGCGAGCAGCGGCAACAACGTCGGCGGGAGCCAGCTCGTCCGCTGA
- the LOC120901022 gene encoding calcium channel flower isoform X3 has protein sequence MSFAERLTTLMARPGQDNVPRDDVPWHLKYGGRAAGIVGGFFAILFGLYNCIGILLGDVGCLVGGILQILAGFVVLAIEAPCCFIFIDYVQQAAEKADQRPYWNRAALYCIISIPPVILCLGLGSLFGCGLIFVTGMLYGMMALGKKASLEDMRAAATTSAGASSSAEQGNAHRPRTIV, from the exons ATG TCGTTCGCGGAAAGATTAACCACCCTGATGGCCCGCCCCGGCCAGGACAATGTGCCGCGGGACGATGTGCCGTGGCACCTGAAGTACGGTGGACGGGCGGCGGGTATCGTCGGTGGATTCT TTGCCATTCTGTTCGGGCTGTACAACTGCATCGGCATACTGCTCGGTGATGTTGGGTGCCTGGTCGGTGGCATCCTGCAGATACTGGCCGGGTTCGTGGTGCTGGCGATAGAGGCACCGTGTTGCTTTATCTTCATCGACTATGTgcagcaggcggcagagaaggCCGACCAGCGGCCGTACTGGAACCGGGCCGCGCTCTACTGCAT TATCTCCATCCCGCCGGTAATCCTGTGCCTGGGCTTGGGCAGCCTGTTCGGCTGTGGGCTTATATTCGTTACCGGCATGCTGTACGGTATGATGGCACTCGGCAAAAA AGCGTCGTTAGAGGACATGCGAGCAGCGGCAACAACGTCGGCGGGAGCCAGCTCGTCCGCTGAGCAGGGCAACG CGCACCGCCCCCGTACGATAGTGTAG